A genomic region of Armatimonadota bacterium contains the following coding sequences:
- a CDS encoding sodium:alanine symporter family protein, with translation MLVLLFGTHIFLTVRLRFIQRYVPLAIKLSMSRSNEGHGDVSHFGALATAMAATVGTGNIIGVATAIAGGGPGAVLWMWLTGVFGISTKYAEALLAVKYRVRTSDGKMLGGPMYALERGLKMKWLAVLFSVFTAIAAFGIGNMVQANALTHLLSESVRLSPWVSGAILTALTGTVILGGIKSIARVCESLVPSMVVFYVLGCATILAANYHAVLPSVALIFKSAFSANAVAGGFLGGLVARTIRYGVSRGLFSNESGLGSAPIVAAAAQTKNPVRQALVSSTGTFWDTVVVCAMTGLVIVSTGAWQTGAEGAALTRSAFACIPTIGPFILTLSLAVFVLSTILGWSYYGERAMEYLFGKRSIGPYRIAWVVFVMVGSVVKLQLVWDFADAANALMAIPNLVALVLLSGVVLDETKRFLWHGCIDDECAETMRRDGVESVSGRSK, from the coding sequence ATGCTCGTGCTCCTTTTCGGGACGCACATCTTCCTGACGGTCCGGCTCCGCTTCATCCAGAGATACGTTCCCCTGGCGATCAAGCTCTCGATGTCCCGCTCGAACGAGGGCCACGGCGACGTGAGCCATTTCGGCGCGCTCGCCACCGCGATGGCGGCTACGGTCGGCACCGGGAACATCATCGGCGTGGCGACGGCGATAGCGGGCGGGGGCCCGGGCGCGGTGCTCTGGATGTGGCTCACCGGCGTATTCGGCATCTCGACGAAGTATGCGGAGGCCCTGCTGGCCGTCAAGTACCGCGTGCGGACCTCCGACGGGAAGATGCTCGGAGGCCCGATGTACGCGCTCGAGCGCGGGCTGAAGATGAAGTGGCTGGCCGTGCTGTTCTCGGTGTTCACGGCGATCGCCGCGTTCGGCATCGGCAACATGGTGCAGGCGAACGCGCTCACCCACCTGCTCTCGGAGTCCGTCCGGCTCTCGCCCTGGGTCTCAGGAGCGATCCTGACCGCGCTTACCGGCACGGTGATTCTCGGGGGCATCAAGTCCATCGCCAGGGTGTGCGAGTCGCTCGTGCCGAGCATGGTCGTCTTCTACGTGCTCGGCTGCGCGACGATACTCGCCGCCAACTACCATGCCGTCCTGCCGTCCGTCGCGCTCATCTTCAAGTCCGCGTTCTCGGCCAATGCAGTCGCGGGCGGGTTCCTCGGCGGACTCGTGGCCCGGACGATCCGTTACGGGGTATCCCGCGGCCTCTTCTCCAACGAGTCCGGCCTCGGCTCCGCGCCGATAGTCGCCGCCGCCGCTCAGACGAAGAACCCCGTCAGGCAGGCGCTGGTCTCCTCGACCGGCACGTTCTGGGACACCGTCGTCGTGTGCGCGATGACGGGGCTTGTGATCGTGAGCACCGGCGCGTGGCAGACCGGCGCGGAGGGAGCGGCGCTCACCAGGTCGGCGTTTGCCTGCATCCCGACGATCGGCCCGTTCATCCTGACGCTGAGCCTTGCGGTCTTCGTGCTGTCTACTATACTCGGGTGGTCGTACTACGGCGAGCGCGCGATGGAGTACCTGTTCGGCAAGAGGTCCATCGGGCCGTATCGAATCGCCTGGGTGGTGTTTGTGATGGTCGGTTCCGTGGTAAAGCTACAATTGGTGTGGGATTTCGCCGACGCCGCCAACGCGCTGATGGCGATCCCGAACCTGGTCGCGCTCGTTCTGTTGAGCGGAGTGGTGCTCGACGAGACGAAACGTTTTCTCTGGCACGGCTGCATTGACGACGAATGCGCCGAAACGATGCGCCGTGACGGAGTCGAGTCAGTCAGCGGGAGGTCGAAATGA
- a CDS encoding Rrf2 family transcriptional regulator, with translation MTPKMLHISEAAALALHTMAVLARSTDRLASTHEIAEELAVSENHLAKVRQQLARAGLVEAVRGPSGGFRLTRPPSKTSLMEVYEAIEGPYHPSDCLLGRPACRASRCVLGGLVHSVNGQVRKYLAETTLAHLAKACESDSQE, from the coding sequence ATGACTCCGAAGATGCTCCACATATCCGAGGCCGCCGCGCTGGCCCTGCACACGATGGCCGTGCTCGCCCGAAGTACCGACCGGCTTGCGTCCACCCACGAGATCGCGGAGGAGCTGGCCGTGTCGGAGAACCACCTCGCGAAGGTGCGCCAGCAGCTCGCCCGCGCGGGTCTCGTGGAGGCCGTCCGGGGGCCGAGCGGCGGCTTCCGGCTGACGAGGCCTCCCTCCAAGACGAGCCTCATGGAAGTCTACGAGGCGATAGAGGGGCCGTATCACCCCAGCGACTGCCTGCTCGGGCGCCCCGCGTGCCGGGCTTCGCGGTGCGTGCTGGGAGGTCTGGTTCATTCGGTAAACGGGCAGGTACGGAAATACCTGGCCGAGACGACTCTCGCCCATCTGGCGAAAGCGTGCGAGTCCGATTCGCAGGAGTGA
- the hcp gene encoding hydroxylamine reductase, whose protein sequence is MFCYQCEQTAKGTGCTVQGVCGKDETTARLQDLLVYAAKGIGMYAHRARQAGRSAVEIDRFVIEALFTTVTNVDFDPERVKGFLMKAAEMRDRAKKLCGDSCEALGGPAAWVPEATIEGLAAQGAQIGIESRKAARGDDVVGLQELITYGLKGAAAYADHARILGQEDDGVYATFHEALDFLTKPDPTVDELTAWAFKVGEMNLKVMELLDAANTGGYGHPEPTAAHVTPIKGKALLVSGHDLKDLELILQQTEGKGVNVYTHGEMLPALAYPKLKAYKHLVGNYGTAWQNQRTEFDEFPGSIVMTTNCIQRPSESYKGRIFTTGLVAWPGVTHIEDKDFTPAIEAALAAPGFTEDAPEKTIMIGFGRNAVMSVAGTVIEAVKSGAIRHFFLVGGCDGAKPGRDYYTEFVEKTPKDTVVLTLACGKYRFNMLDHGDIGGIPRLLDIGQCNDAYSAIQIAVALAGAFECGVNDLPLSMILSWYEQKAVAILLTLLALGIKDIRLGPSLPAFVTPPVLNVLVEKFGIAPITTPDEDLAAILG, encoded by the coding sequence ATGTTCTGCTACCAGTGCGAACAGACGGCGAAAGGGACGGGATGCACCGTCCAGGGGGTCTGCGGGAAGGACGAGACGACCGCGAGGCTCCAGGACCTTCTAGTGTACGCGGCGAAGGGCATCGGGATGTACGCGCACCGCGCCCGTCAGGCGGGAAGGTCCGCCGTCGAGATAGACCGCTTCGTGATCGAGGCGCTGTTCACGACGGTCACCAATGTTGACTTCGACCCCGAGCGAGTGAAGGGCTTCCTCATGAAGGCCGCGGAAATGCGCGACAGGGCGAAGAAGCTCTGCGGCGATTCGTGCGAGGCCCTCGGCGGGCCGGCGGCGTGGGTGCCGGAGGCGACCATTGAGGGGCTGGCCGCTCAGGGCGCGCAGATCGGCATCGAGTCGCGCAAGGCCGCCAGGGGGGACGACGTCGTCGGCCTCCAGGAACTGATCACCTACGGGCTCAAGGGCGCGGCCGCATACGCCGACCACGCGCGCATCCTCGGCCAGGAAGACGACGGCGTGTATGCAACCTTCCACGAGGCGCTCGACTTCCTGACGAAGCCGGACCCGACGGTTGACGAACTCACCGCCTGGGCGTTCAAGGTCGGCGAGATGAACCTGAAGGTGATGGAGCTGCTCGACGCCGCCAACACCGGCGGATACGGGCATCCCGAGCCGACCGCGGCTCACGTGACCCCGATCAAGGGCAAGGCGCTGCTCGTCTCCGGGCACGACCTGAAGGACCTCGAGCTGATCCTCCAACAGACCGAGGGTAAGGGCGTCAACGTGTACACTCACGGCGAGATGCTCCCGGCGCTCGCATACCCGAAGCTGAAGGCCTACAAGCACCTCGTCGGCAACTACGGCACCGCGTGGCAGAACCAGCGCACGGAGTTCGACGAGTTCCCCGGCTCGATCGTGATGACGACCAACTGCATTCAGCGGCCGAGTGAGAGCTACAAGGGGCGGATCTTCACGACCGGGCTCGTCGCCTGGCCGGGCGTGACGCACATCGAGGACAAGGACTTCACCCCGGCTATCGAGGCCGCCCTGGCGGCCCCCGGGTTCACCGAGGACGCGCCGGAGAAGACGATCATGATCGGCTTCGGGCGGAATGCCGTCATGAGCGTGGCGGGAACGGTCATCGAGGCGGTGAAGAGCGGGGCGATCCGCCACTTCTTCCTCGTCGGCGGCTGCGACGGAGCGAAGCCCGGACGCGACTACTACACCGAGTTCGTCGAGAAGACGCCGAAGGACACGGTCGTTCTGACGCTGGCGTGCGGCAAGTACCGGTTCAACATGCTCGATCACGGCGACATCGGCGGGATCCCGAGGCTCCTCGACATCGGGCAGTGCAACGATGCCTACTCGGCGATCCAGATCGCGGTGGCGCTGGCCGGCGCGTTCGAGTGCGGCGTGAACGACCTGCCGCTCTCGATGATCCTGTCCTGGTACGAGCAGAAGGCGGTTGCGATCCTGCTGACGCTGCTGGCGCTCGGGATCAAGGACATCCGCCTCGGCCCGAGCCTCCCGGCGTTCGTGACTCCTCCGGTGCTGAACGTGCTCGTCGAGAAGTTCGGCATTGCGCCGATCACGACCCCGGACGAGGACCTGGCGGCGATCCTGGGCTGA